The genomic window ACCGATTTCCATGTGGAGCCGACCTGCGGACTGGCGACGACGGAGAAGGTCATCGGCATCTTCGATGAACCGCGCTGCTTCCTCGATCCCGAACGGGTGAATGCGAAGATCCTCTGGTTCGGACAAGGGTTCGTCGAATACAAGGTGCCTAATTATCTGATGAAAAATGAAGACCCCGTGGAGCTCGAGATTTCCTTTGAGATCTCCTCAGAAGCTCCCTATGCCAATGACAACTGGCCGTCGGATATCTCCTTCTTCCTAAACGGCGTCAAGCTCGGTCAATGGACCAGCCCGGGGGATTTTGGCGGATCGAATGCCCGCGGCAAATATACCCCGGACTGGTGGTTCACCGAGATCAACCAATACGGTCTGCTTAAAGTATTGAAGATCAATGAACAAGGCACCTTCATCGACGGCCATCAGATCTCCGAGATCACGCTCGATGATGTGGACATCCGGCAGAAACAATGGACCTTCCGCTTCGCCGTCCTTGAGGATGCGAAGAATGTCGGCGGAATGACGCTCTTCGGCACAGGCTTCGGCAACTACAATCAAGATATCAATTTCCGACTGTATTACACCAAGACCGAGCAACCGAATGGTTCCGCCGCGGATCAAGCAGATGAATAATCAAACAAACGGGGCAGTCTCCAATTGGAGACTGCCCCGTTTGTTGTAGGAGGATATATTAGGAGGATGCATTAGATTGGTTGTTTACTGTTTGCGTCCGCTTAAGCGGATCACGTTCCAGGACTTCGGCAGCAGCGTTGCGCGCACGATGCCGTCGTCCACCGCGGCGTCGCCGTTCGTTGTCGATTTCACCGCTTCTTCCGCAGCAGAATTTCTCGCCTTGAGATCTTCGTGATGCAGCACGATATGCTCGACCACTTGATAACCCTCGAAGCTGCGCATATCGCATTCCAGCTCCAGACTTTCTTCCAGATGGCGGTTCACCGCGAAGATCGTGACTTCATCTTGTTCTTCATTATAGACTGCCGTGGACTCAAGATAAGGGACATCGGTGAAGTCCTTCGTATCATAGCGCGGCGAGCTGGACAGCGTATGGAGCGCGATCCCGCGGCCGTATTGGGATGCATGCATGAATGGATAGTAGATCGTCTGCCGCCAAGCCTTGCCGTTCTTCTCCGTCATGATCGGCGCGATGACGTTGACCAGCTGTGCAAGGCATGCGATTTTGACGCGGTCAGCGTGCTTCAAGAATGTGATCAGCAGCGTACCGACCAGCAGTGCATCCTCGAAGTTATAGTGGTCTTCCAGCTGCGGCGGGGCGATCTGCCACGGTTCAATCTTGCGGTCCGCTTCGTTGGAATGATACCAAACATTCCACTCGTCGAAGGACAGATTGATCGTCTTCTTGCTCCGTTTCTTCGCCTTGACGAAGTCGGCAGTGGCGATTACCGTGCGGATGAAGCGGTCCATCTCCAGGGACTTCGCCAGGTAGTTGGCGGAATCATGCTCACGATTGCCAAAATATTGGTGCAGCGAGATGTAGTCCACATGATCATACGTATGCTCCAGAACCGTCGCTTCCCACTGCGGGAACAACGGCATGTTGGAGTGCGAGCTGCCGCAGACCACCAGTTCGATGGATGGGTCGACCTGTCTCATCGCCTTCGCCGTTTCCACAGCCAAACGCCCGTACTCATCCGGCGTCTTATGCCCGATCTGCCAAGGGCCGTCCATCTCATTGCCCAAGCACCAGACTTTGAATTTATGCGGTTCCTTGTAGCCGTGCGAGATTCGCAGGTCACTGTAGTAGGAACCGCTCGGATGGTTGCAGTACTCGATGAAGTTCCGCGCAGCATCGATTCCCCGCGTACCCAGGTTGACGGCCATCATCACTTCGCTGTTCGCCTTTTTCGCCCAATCGGCGAACTCGTTGGTACCGATTTCATTGGTCTCGATTACACGCCAAGCCAGCTCCAGACGACGCGGCCGCTGCTCTCTCGGACCTACACCGTCTTCCCAATTGTAAGCGGATACCATGTTGCCGCCGGGATAGCGGACGATCGGTACATTAAGCTCCCTGACCAGTTCGAGCACGTCCTGCCGGAACCCCTGCTCATCCGCAGTCGGATGGCCGGGCTCATAGATACCGCCATAGACGGCCCTGCCCAGATGCTCAATAAACGATCCATAGATGCGCTTATCGATCTCTGAGATCCGATATTCCTTGTCGACTACCATCTTAGCCTTCTTGAATTCAACCATCTTAACTCTCCTTCTCGCCGATGATTTCTTATCGTTAATTTAAATATTAATATTAAAGCATTTATGTTAGTAATTATAAAGCATGATGTTAACGGTGTCAATATCAGCTTGCTTGGTTCCAACCACTCGTCTGGCCCTGCCCTACTAACCAGCAATTGTTCTATAGGATGAAACCATCAGATTCAGAACCCGTCTCATAACATTTATCATAAATTTAGGTCAGAAACCGTCAATCGAAGCACATCATGATTTGCGTCCGAGCCATAGCAGAGTTCTTGTTGTATTCACTGTGATTCTTCAACTTCCTTCCTTTTCTTATCTATGCTAAGCTAAATCTTGTCAGGACTTAGCCGTATGCGGGATTTATGCCGAGATAGGGTGTTTACGTCCATGCAATTGCTGGCAGCCCCCTCGCCCGAACCGCCCTGTTGCACGCTAACGGAACCAGAGTACGTTATTAGAGCTCAAAAGCCCCTATTCCAGCAGTTAACGGAACGGTGGTACGCTATT from Insulibacter thermoxylanivorax includes these protein-coding regions:
- the arfA gene encoding arabinosylfuranosidase ArfA, giving the protein MVEFKKAKMVVDKEYRISEIDKRIYGSFIEHLGRAVYGGIYEPGHPTADEQGFRQDVLELVRELNVPIVRYPGGNMVSAYNWEDGVGPREQRPRRLELAWRVIETNEIGTNEFADWAKKANSEVMMAVNLGTRGIDAARNFIEYCNHPSGSYYSDLRISHGYKEPHKFKVWCLGNEMDGPWQIGHKTPDEYGRLAVETAKAMRQVDPSIELVVCGSSHSNMPLFPQWEATVLEHTYDHVDYISLHQYFGNREHDSANYLAKSLEMDRFIRTVIATADFVKAKKRSKKTINLSFDEWNVWYHSNEADRKIEPWQIAPPQLEDHYNFEDALLVGTLLITFLKHADRVKIACLAQLVNVIAPIMTEKNGKAWRQTIYYPFMHASQYGRGIALHTLSSSPRYDTKDFTDVPYLESTAVYNEEQDEVTIFAVNRHLEESLELECDMRSFEGYQVVEHIVLHHEDLKARNSAAEEAVKSTTNGDAAVDDGIVRATLLPKSWNVIRLSGRKQ
- a CDS encoding ArsR/SmtB family transcription factor yields the protein MKLDISEKSLPVYEALASDVRLKMIHLLAKQEMNIKQLAEALGLSSAIMTMHVKKLERAKIIETRMVPGRGGARKVCTLATDFIEIVFPTRDSSSPRLYHEMEVSVGHYTDFHVEPTCGLATTEKVIGIFDEPRCFLDPERVNAKILWFGQGFVEYKVPNYLMKNEDPVELEISFEISSEAPYANDNWPSDISFFLNGVKLGQWTSPGDFGGSNARGKYTPDWWFTEINQYGLLKVLKINEQGTFIDGHQISEITLDDVDIRQKQWTFRFAVLEDAKNVGGMTLFGTGFGNYNQDINFRLYYTKTEQPNGSAADQADE